A window from Glandiceps talaboti chromosome 15, keGlaTala1.1, whole genome shotgun sequence encodes these proteins:
- the LOC144446754 gene encoding uncharacterized protein LOC144446754, which produces MASITFTRPSFGVHRPRLTMVRKYHPYASRWWRMGSIDTLMDELAAIDDHYSSDCCHHWLREESEANVIPTLRQIVRRRERRKENSSESKGDDKNKCEHLEEQREEAKKDEAATSEVEKIPNESSMSEGECSGQEGDNEEACDPKESPENFRLAIAIESFKPEDLKLMAKGNKVTVIGKYSNEMDHGDGVYSTDEREFRHTYTLPDNVDATELKSKMNEDGLLTIEAPRLASGKIRERIIPITFPKTAEIEDKSKTEDISNEENEMSTETKSDEQ; this is translated from the coding sequence ATGGCCAGTATAACGTTTACTAGACCATCGTTTGGTGTGCATCGTCCAAGATTAACTATGGTTAGAAAATATCACCCGTATGCGTCTCGATGGTGGCGAATGGGTAGCATAGACACATTGATGGACGAACTAGCCGCAATAGACGACCATTACAGTAGTGATTGCTGTCATCACTGGCTGAGAGAAGAATCAGAAGCCAATGTCATACCCACTTTACGCCAAATTGTGAGAAGACGAGAACGGAGGAAAGAAAATAGTTCAGAGAGTAAAGGTGACGATAAGAACAAATGTGAACATTTAGAAGAGCAGCGGGAAGAGGCAAAAAAGGACGAAGCTGCAACATCAGAGGTAGAAAAAATACCGAACGAATCATCGATGAGTGAAGGCGAATGTTCGGGTCAGGAAGGTGACAATGAAGAGGCCTGCGATCCGAAGGAATCACCTGAAAATTTCAGGCTTGCCATCGCCATTGAGAGCTTCAAACCTGAAGATTTGAAATTAATGGCTAAAGGCAATAAAGTGACTGTAATTGGAAAGTACTCCAATGAGATGGACCACGGTGACGGTGTTTATAGCACAGACGAGAGAGAGttcagacacacatatacactgcCTGATAATGTTGATGCCACAGAATTGAAGTCAAAGATGAACGAAGATGGGTTGCTTACGATTGAAGCACCACGACTTGCTAGCGGGAAGATAAGAGAACGGATAATACCAATAACATTTCCGAAAACAGCCGAAATTGAAGATAAATCGAAAACTGAAGACATTTCAAACGAAGAGAACGAAATGTCCACAGAAACAAAAAGTGATGAACAGTAA
- the LOC144446753 gene encoding uncharacterized protein LOC144446753: MACIMIPTPYFVQPRPVGVCTVRRYNPHRRRVQVRRPDSLLSALLGINDSYHSYGGWDELPLHLLQASLLRHILANRDKEGTKEKEGEKSSAAAECDPTSGCKSNCPGACGCGCPENSTSPTESKDKTTCDSSCPGACGCGCPEQAESEVSEQGTETTDLSETPENFSLVLRVGNLKPENLKVSVKSGYLVVSGKYSREVHLGLGMYSTEERHIRRSFPLPDNVNVEELTSKLDENGLLKFEAPLLAVETPKERTIPITTAKPVESENAAGSSEETAELKETEGTTEAVETPETVEPTSDVTTEDVETTETMEPTTDGADVENTEIKEQTETVEVTSTPEPTEVVRKESDNPEATTEKEKSESTEEVEIHEDSAEDNDKPIIEN, translated from the coding sequence ATGGCCTGTATTATGATTCCGACACCATACTTTGTCCAGCCGAGACCGGTTGGAGTCTGTACCGTACGAAGATACAATCCACATCGTAGACGAGTACAAGTGAGGCGTCCTGATAGCCTACTTAGTGCGTTACTTGGTATCAATGATAGCTACCATTCCTATGGTGGATGGGATGAACTGCCACTTCATCTACTGCAAGCCAGTTTACTTCGTCATATCCTAGCCAACCGTGACAAAGAGGGTACGAAAGAGAAGGAGGGTGAAAAGTCGTCTGCAGCAGCAGAATGTGACCCGACAAGTGGATGCAAATCAAATTGCCCAGGAGCATGTGGTTGTGGCTGTCCTGAAAATTCTACTTCACCAACTGAAAGCAAAGACAAAACCACCTGTGACAGTAGCTGTCCTGGTGCATGTGGATGCGGTTGTCCCGAACAGGCCGAATCTGAAGTGTCCGAACAAGGCACAGAAACCACCGATCTATCCGAGACACCCGAAAACTTCAGTCTAGTTTTGCGTGTTGGTAACCTTAAGCCTGAAAACCTGAAAGTGTCGGTGAAGAGTGGTTATCTTGTTGTAAGTGGAAAGTACAGCCGTGAAGTTCACCTTGGTCTTGGGATGTACAGTACCGAAGAACGTCATATTAGACGTAGTTTCCCACTGCCTGACAACGTCAATGTTGAAGAACTGACGTCCAAACTGGACGAGAACGGACTGCTGAAATTTGAAGCCCCTCTTCTGGCCGTAGAAACACCAAAAGAACGTACAATACCAATCACTACAGCGAAGCCAGTAGAGAGTGAGAACGCAGCAGGTTCCAGTGAAGAGACGGCAGAACTAAAGGAAACAGAAGGTACGACAGAAGCTGTTGAGACCCCAGAGACAGTGGAACCGACATCAGATGTTACGACAGAAGATGTGGAGACCACAGAGACAATGGAGCCGACAACAGACGGCGCTGATGtcgagaacacagaaattaaaGAGCAAACGGAGACTGTCGAAGTGACGTCGACACCAGAGCCAACAGAAGTTGTACGAAAGGAATCAGACAACCCTGAAGCAACCACTGAAAAGGAAAAGAGTGAATCAACCGAAGAAGTCGAGATACACGAAGACTCAGCAGAAGACAACGACAAACCAATCATTGAAAATTAA
- the LOC144446097 gene encoding uncharacterized protein LOC144446097, translating into MACIMIPTPYFVQPRPVGVCTVRRYNPHRRRVQVRRPDSLLSALLGINDSYHSYGGWDELPLHLLQASLLRHILANCDKEGTNEKEGEKSSAAAECDPTSGCKSNCPGACGCGCPENSTSPTESKEKTTCDSSCPGACGCGCPEQAESEVSEQGTETTDLSETPENFSLVLRVGSLKPENLKVSVKSGYLVVSGKYSREVHLGLGMYSTEERHIRRSFPLPDNVNVEELTSKLDENGLLKFEAPLLAVETPKERTIPITTAKPVESENAAGSSEETTELRKTEGTTEAVETTETVEPTSDVTTEDVETTETVEPTTVSADDEKTEIKEQTETVEVTPESTEIIQEKSDNAESTEEGDTPEDSAEGHEEHADN; encoded by the coding sequence ATGGCCTGTATTATGATTCCGACACCATACTTTGTCCAGCCGAGACCGGTTGGAGTCTGTACCGTACGAAGATACAATCCACATCGTAGACGAGTACAAGTGAGGCGTCCTGATAGCCTACTTAGTGCGTTACTTGGTATCAATGATAGCTACCATTCCTATGGTGGATGGGATGAACTGCCACTTCATCTACTGCAAGCCAGTTTACTTCGTCATATCCTAGCCAACTGTGACAAAGAGGGTACGAATGAGAAGGAGGGTGAAAAGTCGTCTGCTGCAGCAGAATGTGACCCGACAAGTGGTTGCAAATCAAATTGCCCAGGAGCATGTGGCTGTGGCTGTCCTGAAAATTCTACTTCACCAACTGAAAGCAAAGAGAAAACTACCTGTGACAGTAGCTGTCCTGGTGCATGTGGATGCGGCTGTCCCGAACAGGCCGAATCTGAAGTGTCCGAACAAGGCACAGAAACCACCGATCTATCCGAGACACCCGAAAACTTCAGTCTAGTTTTACGTGTTGGTAGCCTTAAGCCTGAAAACCTGAAAGTGTCGGTGAAGAGTGGTTATCTTGTTGTAAGTGGAAAGTACAGCCGTGAAGTTCACCTTGGTCTTGGGATGTACAGTACCGAAGAACGCCACATTAGACGTAGTTTCCCACTGCCTGACAACGTCAATGTTGAAGAACTGACGTCAAAACTGGACGAGAACGGACTGCTTAAATTTGAAGCCCCTCTTCTGGCCGTAGAAACACCAAAAGAACGTACAATACCAATCACTACAGCGAAGCCAGTAGAGAGTGAGAACGCAGCAGGTTCCAGTGAAGAGACGACAGAACTAAGGAAAACAGAAGGTACGACAGAAGCAGTGGAGACCACAGAGACAGTGGAACCGACATCAGATGTTACGACAGAAGATGTGGAGACCACAGAGACAGTGGAGCCGACAACAGTCAGCGCTGATGACGAGAAGACAGAAATTAAAGAGCAAACGGAGACTGTTGAGGTGACACCAGAGTCAACAGAAATTATACAAGAGAAATCAGATAACGCTGAATCAACCGAGGAAGGCGATACACCCGAAGACTCGGCGGAAGGACATGAAGAACATGCTGACAATTAA
- the LOC144446580 gene encoding uncharacterized protein LOC144446580, which produces MESKVQTIASESPNPPTRVMLWCQARSRSTVFELAMASVPLFQVIHEPYIIADNYGEERRYQLSPEKVSGYSYAEVKCTLEANFPGKKAVFVKDLPVTLQGNMDNLPTGYLHTFLIRDPKSTILSYYKMALKCLPKSNTDFKSTGYLEYMSMKPTFDLYRYVMETLHQKPIIIDSDDLLHSPREVIQKYCNATGLPFHESMLNWTPGNTGHWFPKFLENPSHLGYFTHAIASSCFQQPQTTHSASSAEEEIEFPTEISEVLESNQPIYDELYKHKL; this is translated from the exons AT GGAGAGTAAAGTACAAACAATCGCAAGTGAATCACCAAATCCACCAACCCGAGTTATGCTGTGGTGCCAAGCACGTTCAAGGTCAACAGTGTTTGAACTGGCAATGGCTTCTGTGCCTTTGTTTCAGGTTATCCATGAACCTTACATTATCGCTGATAACTATGGGGAGGAACGGCGATACCAGTTATCACCAGAGAAAGTTAGTGGGTATAGTTATGCTGAAGTTAAATGCACCCTTGAAGCCAATTTTCCAGGAAAAAAGGCCGTGTTTGTAAAGGATCTCCCTGTGACTCTTCAAGGTAACATGGATAATCTGCCGACTGGATATCTTCATACTTTTTTAATTAGAGATCCAAAGTCAACCATActttcatattacaaaatggctttaaaatgtttacccaAAAGTAACACAGACTTTAAAAGTACTGGCTATTTAGAATACATGTCTATGAAGCCGACATTTGATCTGTATCGATATGTAATGGAAACATTACATCAAAAGCCAATCATTATTGATTCCGATGACTTACTTCATTCGCCTCGAGAAGTAATACAGAAATATTGTAACGCGACAGGCTTGCCTTTCCATGAGTCTATGCTAAACTGGACGCCCGGTAATACAGGTCACTGGTTCCCAAAATTTCTAGAGAACCCCAGTCATCTTGGCTACTTTACACATGCCATTGCAAGTTCTTGCTTCCAGCAACCACAAACAACTCATAGTGCATCATCAGCGGAAGAAGAAATTGAATTTCCAACAGAGATCTCAGAGGTTTTAGAATCAAACCAACCTATATATGATGAACTTTACAAACATAAACTATGA